A region of Necator americanus strain Aroian chromosome I, whole genome shotgun sequence DNA encodes the following proteins:
- a CDS encoding hypothetical protein (NECATOR_CHRI.G2853.T1) encodes MFSLQEILSSPMLSALAQPSISTPPQNFGVPFNAQLYMFMNAHLQNMFTSLQRNNKVKEEVEENEEHKTQCSFSIDNLLRPESEEKQNSNTPDSDVTTYTLDALEVSDGRTKNTRKKRLYKKLEKYVHSIFSKPYHQDATNVLYTSDSPTHDVFVINAGNLMQQQTHRPLDSEHAKQCPHCDRVYVSMPALSMHILTHKANHKCEICGKVFSRLWLLQGHLRSHTGQRPFGCAHCGKSFADRSNLRAHILTHTAKSCRGAQDYDHHVVKALLNTCKLLMVERALARVFRPSVNFVRRISGEKKYSCKSCGRRFALRSYLNRHMETSCKSENN; translated from the exons ATGTTCTCGCTACAGGAGATTCTCAGCTCACCGATGCTCTCCGCCTTAGCGCAGCCTTCGATTTCGACTCCACCGCAAAACTTTG GGGTGCCCTTTAATGCTCAACTATACATGTTTATGAATGCCCATCTGCAAAATATGTTCACTTCTCttcaaagaaacaacaaagtgaaagaagaagtagaagaaaatgaggagCAT aaaacgcAATGTTCGTTCTCGATCGACAACCTGCTGCGACCGGAAAGCGAAGAGAAGCAG AACTCGAATACCCCCGATTCGGACGTGACGACGTACACACTCGATGCTCTCGAAGTATCCGATGGGCGAACGAAGAACACGCGAAA AAAACGTCTttataaaaaattggaaaaatacgTCCATAGCATTTTCTCCAAACCATATCACCAGGATGCAACAAACGTACTTTACACTTCAGATTCTCCGACTCACGATGTGTTTGTGATCAATGCGGGAAATCTTATGCAACAACAA ACACATCGTCCTTTGGACAGTGAACATGCTAAGCAGTGCCCTCATTGCGATCGAGTCTACGTGAGTATGCCAGCGTTGAG TATGCACATCCTGACTCACAAAGCCAACCACAAATGCGAGATTTGCGGAAAAGTATTCTCAAGGCTGTGGTTGTTACAG GGTCACCTACGTTCTCACACTGGTCAACGTCCATTCGGTTGTGCACATTGTGGAAAAAGTTTCGCGGATAGGAGCAACTTGAGGGCACATATTCTTACTCATACAG CAAAGTCTTGCCGAGGAGCCCAGGATTATGATCATCATGTTGTCAAAGCGTTGCTCAATACATGCAAATTATTGATGGTAGAACGAGCTCTTGCAAGAGTTTTTCGTCCGTCCGTTAACTTTGTTCGTAGAATTTCAG GCGAAAAGAAGTACTCCTGCAAAAGTTGTGGTCGACGTTTCGCTCTGCGCAGCTACCTGAATCGCCATATGGAAACCTCGTGCAAATCCGAAAATAATTAA
- a CDS encoding hypothetical protein (NECATOR_CHRI.G2853.T2), giving the protein MFSLQEILSSPMLSALAQPSISTPPQNFGVPFNAQLYMFMNAHLQNMFTSLQRNNKVKEEVEENEEHTHRPLDSEHAKQCPHCDRVYVSMPALSMHILTHKANHKCEICGKVFSRLWLLQGHLRSHTGQRPFGCAHCGKSFADRSNLRAHILTHTGEKKYSCKSCGRRFALRSYLNRHMETSCKSENN; this is encoded by the exons ATGTTCTCGCTACAGGAGATTCTCAGCTCACCGATGCTCTCCGCCTTAGCGCAGCCTTCGATTTCGACTCCACCGCAAAACTTTG GGGTGCCCTTTAATGCTCAACTATACATGTTTATGAATGCCCATCTGCAAAATATGTTCACTTCTCttcaaagaaacaacaaagtgaaagaagaagtagaagaaaatgaggagCAT ACACATCGTCCTTTGGACAGTGAACATGCTAAGCAGTGCCCTCATTGCGATCGAGTCTACGTGAGTATGCCAGCGTTGAG TATGCACATCCTGACTCACAAAGCCAACCACAAATGCGAGATTTGCGGAAAAGTATTCTCAAGGCTGTGGTTGTTACAG GGTCACCTACGTTCTCACACTGGTCAACGTCCATTCGGTTGTGCACATTGTGGAAAAAGTTTCGCGGATAGGAGCAACTTGAGGGCACATATTCTTACTCATACAG GCGAAAAGAAGTACTCCTGCAAAAGTTGTGGTCGACGTTTCGCTCTGCGCAGCTACCTGAATCGCCATATGGAAACCTCGTGCAAATCCGAAAATAATTAA
- a CDS encoding hypothetical protein (NECATOR_CHRI.G2853.T3) gives MFSLQEILSSPMLSALAQPSISTPPQNFGVPFNAQLYMFMNAHLQNMFTSLQRNNKVKEEVEENEEHKTQCSFSIDNLLRPESEEKQVEETIALSDHETSGYVRSM, from the exons ATGTTCTCGCTACAGGAGATTCTCAGCTCACCGATGCTCTCCGCCTTAGCGCAGCCTTCGATTTCGACTCCACCGCAAAACTTTG GGGTGCCCTTTAATGCTCAACTATACATGTTTATGAATGCCCATCTGCAAAATATGTTCACTTCTCttcaaagaaacaacaaagtgaaagaagaagtagaagaaaatgaggagCAT aaaacgcAATGTTCGTTCTCGATCGACAACCTGCTGCGACCGGAAAGCGAAGAGAAGCAGGTAGAGGAAACAATCGCTCTTAGCGACCATGAAACAAGCGGCTATGTTAGATCCATGTAG
- a CDS encoding hypothetical protein (NECATOR_CHRI.G2854.T1), with the protein MAFVFNLTPECGGEPSAKVLYGGPRDKCCSIKHSGCNTGFKWMLHPRNKCSSSPLDNGFGGAFDTERSRKMAEEQMPNVKFGGLQKRRQQCDNGTSAGSIPR; encoded by the exons ATGGCCTTCGTTTTCAACCTGACTCCTGAATGTGGCGGTGAGCCCAGCGCGAAGGTCCTCTATGGTGGTCCTCGCGATAAGTGCTGCTCTATTAAACATAGTGGATGCAACACGGGATTCAAGTGGATGCTTCATCCTCGAAACAAATGCTCCTCCAGTCCGCTGGACAATGGATTCGGCGGAGCTTTCGACACTGAAAGG AGTCGGAAAATGGCCGAAGAACAAATGCCAAATGTGAAATTCGGTGGCCTACAGAAGCGAAGGCAACAATGTGATAACGGGACGAGTGCAGGTTCGATACCTCGCTga